The sequence below is a genomic window from Nitrospinaceae bacterium.
CGTTGGGCATCTATATTTTTCTCTCGAATGTCATCGGCATCCTCCCAGGCTTCATGGCACCGACGAGCAACATTAACACCAACATTGGATGCGCGTTGACGGTATTTTTTGCCACACATTACATTGGATTCAAGAAAAGCGGTGTCAAATACCTAGAGCACTTCACCGGTCCAATAATATGGCTGGCACCACTAATGATACCTATTGAGATCATTTCACATCTTGCCCGCCCCCTTTCCCTGACGCTTCGCCTGTTCGGAAATATTACAGGCGAAGAACTAGTACTGGGGGTTCTTATGCTTTTATGCCTCCAGATTTACCTGCCCCTTCCATGGGCAATGCAGATGTTTTCAATTTTCGGAAGTTTCATTCAGGCCTTTGTCTTTGTGCTTCTGACCATGATATATATCGCCGGGTCGCTTGAAGGACATGACCATGACGAGCATGGTGAAGAACACGCTCATGCCAATTAAGGGTTAGTCTCATGCCCAAACCTCACAAGGAGAAAAGAAGGATGATGAAAAGGCTCGGTATTTTGGGTCTCGGTCTCGCCTCGTTCGCCACGATGGCCACTAATGCTTTCGCTGCTGCCACCACTGGCGCCGATGCGGAAGTCATGAAATGGAGAATTATCTCCTCGGCCTTTGCGCTCGCAATCGCTGCCGCTGCGGGAGCCTTCTCCCAGAGCCGTAGTATTGCCAGCGCCCTAGATGGCACGGCGCGTAATCCGGGAGCTGG
It includes:
- the atpB gene encoding F0F1 ATP synthase subunit A, whose translation is MEKFHPFLYLGFVPGFDDYPNVVYSWAVMIFLIIISILATRSLQTIPVGSQNVIETLFEGVASFMEDTLGPEGKPYFPLIFTLGIYIFLSNVIGILPGFMAPTSNINTNIGCALTVFFATHYIGFKKSGVKYLEHFTGPIIWLAPLMIPIEIISHLARPLSLTLRLFGNITGEELVLGVLMLLCLQIYLPLPWAMQMFSIFGSFIQAFVFVLLTMIYIAGSLEGHDHDEHGEEHAHAN
- a CDS encoding ATP synthase F0 subunit C, whose protein sequence is MMKRLGILGLGLASFATMATNAFAAATTGADAEVMKWRIISSAFALAIAAAAGAFSQSRSIASALDGTARNPGAGGDLRVSMIIGLALIESLVIYTFVICLIIIL